A genomic region of Lysinibacillus sp. 2017 contains the following coding sequences:
- a CDS encoding histidine kinase has translation MRRYLSLISLVLLVMFIVLGFIFPQVLNPLPDSWDIVLIIILLLGSFFTALFSMKGPLKVITLVASSVGILGLGVVIIFSIAMMIFGNFGS, from the coding sequence ATGAGAAGATATTTAAGTCTGATTTCATTGGTATTGTTGGTTATGTTTATTGTTTTAGGTTTTATTTTCCCGCAAGTTTTGAACCCCTTACCTGACTCATGGGATATAGTGTTAATAATCATATTATTACTTGGTTCATTTTTTACGGCACTATTTAGCATGAAAGGGCCTTTAAAAGTAATCACTTTAGTTGCCTCATCAGTCGGTATTTTAGGATTAGGAGTCGTTATTATATTCAGTATTGCTATGATGATATTTGGTAACTTTGGGTCATAA